From the Malus domestica chromosome 17, GDT2T_hap1 genome, one window contains:
- the LOC103417183 gene encoding uncharacterized protein, producing MSVEVLDGATIVNFVEDEEAFTRSVRDRFARLDTNHDGLLSYTEMLKELQSLRVFETHYGIDVKPNPEEIAHVYDSLFLQFDHDSNGAVDLEEFKAETKRMMLAMANGMGFLPVQMVLEEDSLLRKAVEKEHSSAKTKQLLN from the coding sequence ATGAGTGTAGAAGTGCTGGATGGTGCCACCATTGTCAACTTTGTGGAAGATGAAGAAGCATTCACCCGCTCAGTACGGGACCGTTTTGCTCGTCTCGACACCAATCACGATGGTCTGCTTTCTTATACAGAGATGCTGAAGGAGCTTCAGTCTCTACGGGTCTTCGAGACCCACTATGGCATTGATGTGAAGCCAAACCCGGAAGAGATTGCTCATGTCTACGACTCGCTGTTCTTGCAGTTCGATCATGACTCCAACGGGGCGGTCGATTTGGAGGAGTTCAAGGCTGAAACCAAGAGGATGATGCTGGCTATGGCCAATGGGATGGGGTTCTTGCCAGTTCAAATGGTGTTGGAAGAAGATAGCTTGCTGAGGAAAGCAGTGGAAAAGGAGCACTCCAGTGCCAAAACTAAGCAGCTGCTTAATTAA